From Candidatus Krumholzibacteriia bacterium, a single genomic window includes:
- a CDS encoding creatininase family protein: MIDRLEVGPVRLEPHRLVTPYTLIRKGKAASTEHIYRYEEEVFDPSDPEGLALARMMAAQIAINYGLFCEEIVFHGDYDAADRDFIEKMMENTSREIAVKKFLQPNPFLLGPAASLPVVRPSRWTHARLRFTNESVGTAPRRRPPSNDDARATAGWSARQESVAVLSSGGKDSLLSFGLLREIGQELHPIFINESGNHWLTARNAYKHLAVEHPGTARVWTNSDRVFAWFKRHLPFIRPDFLSVRADDYPIRLWTVAVFLFGALPLLRKRGIGRLVIGDEYDTTRRAVFQGISHYDGLYDQSRFFDRELSRYFQRRGWGVRQFSLLRPLSEFLVQKILARRYPDLFVHQVSCHAAHLEDGRVRPCGKCEKCRRIVGMLVASTVDPALCGYTPAQVENCLRALATAGVHQEADCASHVLYVLQQKGRLPAGEGVLRPRSHPEVMQLRLDPERSPLDDIPEDLQERLLRIYLSHAKGAVRREGRAWVRCDAFVEVNRAAHPAGPQAQPSVGPQASLLVASRAHDSAESQARHSVGPQAPPDQAKPDGSAPERSPTPERFLWGELTWPEAKERLRKVDVALLPVGAIEQHGPHLPLDTDSYDAEHLGREVAARCKEPRPLVLPLIPYGVSYHHEDFAGTVSIGPETLSRLVYEIGMNLARQGITKLIVLNGHGGNSPALHFAAQLINRDAHIFTCVDTGETSDADVNSMAETPNDVHAGEIETSTTLATRPELVRLDKARKLVPKFSSDYLDFTSKRSITWYARTARLSSSGVLGDPTKASREKGEKMWEVMVRNLVELVEHLKGMSLDEIYQTRY; encoded by the coding sequence GTGATCGACCGTCTCGAGGTCGGCCCGGTGCGCCTCGAACCGCACCGCCTCGTCACTCCTTACACCCTCATCCGCAAGGGCAAGGCAGCCAGCACGGAGCACATCTACCGTTACGAAGAAGAGGTTTTCGATCCCTCCGATCCCGAAGGCCTAGCCCTCGCTCGGATGATGGCGGCGCAAATCGCGATCAACTACGGCCTCTTCTGCGAAGAGATCGTCTTCCACGGGGACTACGACGCCGCCGACCGCGACTTCATCGAGAAGATGATGGAAAACACCTCGCGCGAGATCGCGGTCAAAAAGTTCCTGCAGCCGAACCCGTTCCTCCTTGGCCCGGCGGCGTCGTTGCCCGTGGTGCGACCGTCGCGCTGGACGCACGCGCGCTTGCGCTTCACGAATGAGTCGGTGGGCACCGCACCGCGCCGGCGGCCTCCCAGTAACGACGATGCGCGGGCCACTGCCGGCTGGAGCGCCCGCCAGGAGAGTGTCGCCGTGCTCTCCAGTGGCGGCAAGGACAGCCTGCTCTCCTTCGGTCTCCTGCGCGAGATCGGCCAGGAGTTGCATCCGATCTTCATCAACGAGTCGGGAAACCACTGGCTGACGGCGCGCAACGCTTACAAGCATCTCGCTGTGGAGCATCCCGGCACCGCGCGAGTGTGGACGAACTCGGACCGGGTCTTCGCTTGGTTCAAACGGCACCTGCCCTTCATCCGCCCGGATTTCCTCAGCGTACGCGCCGACGACTACCCGATCCGCCTGTGGACGGTGGCGGTGTTCCTCTTCGGCGCCCTGCCGCTCCTCCGCAAGCGCGGCATCGGCCGGCTCGTCATCGGCGACGAGTACGACACCACGAGACGCGCCGTTTTCCAGGGCATCTCCCACTACGACGGCCTCTACGACCAAAGTCGGTTCTTCGACCGCGAGCTGAGCCGCTATTTCCAGCGTCGGGGCTGGGGAGTGCGGCAGTTCTCCTTGCTGCGGCCGCTGTCGGAGTTCCTGGTGCAGAAGATCCTGGCGCGGCGGTACCCCGATCTCTTCGTGCACCAGGTGTCGTGCCATGCGGCGCACCTGGAGGATGGGCGCGTGCGTCCCTGCGGCAAGTGCGAGAAGTGCAGGCGGATCGTGGGGATGCTGGTGGCGTCGACCGTCGATCCTGCGCTCTGCGGCTACACGCCGGCGCAGGTGGAGAACTGTCTCCGGGCCCTGGCCACTGCCGGCGTGCATCAGGAAGCCGACTGTGCCTCGCACGTCCTCTACGTGCTGCAGCAGAAGGGGCGGCTGCCGGCCGGCGAGGGCGTACTGCGGCCGCGCAGCCATCCCGAGGTCATGCAGCTGCGGCTCGATCCGGAGCGCTCGCCTCTCGACGACATCCCGGAGGACCTGCAGGAGCGCTTGCTCCGCATCTATCTGAGCCACGCGAAGGGCGCGGTGCGTCGCGAAGGGCGGGCCTGGGTGCGTTGCGACGCCTTCGTCGAGGTGAACCGGGCGGCACATCCCGCTGGTCCCCAAGCACAGCCTTCGGTGGGTCCCCAAGCGTCACTTCTCGTCGCCTCTCGGGCGCACGATTCCGCCGAATCACAGGCGCGGCATTCTGTCGGTCCCCAGGCACCACCCGACCAGGCGAAGCCCGATGGGTCTGCTCCGGAGCGCTCGCCGACGCCGGAGCGTTTCCTCTGGGGTGAGCTCACCTGGCCGGAAGCGAAGGAGCGGCTGCGCAAGGTGGACGTGGCGTTGCTGCCGGTGGGCGCCATCGAGCAGCACGGCCCCCATCTGCCTCTCGACACGGATTCCTACGATGCCGAGCACTTGGGACGTGAGGTGGCGGCGCGCTGCAAGGAGCCGAGACCCCTCGTTCTGCCCCTCATCCCTTACGGCGTGTCCTATCATCACGAGGATTTCGCTGGCACTGTGAGCATCGGCCCTGAAACGCTGTCGCGCCTGGTCTACGAGATCGGCATGAATCTGGCGCGGCAGGGCATCACCAAGCTCATCGTGCTCAACGGCCACGGCGGTAACTCCCCGGCCCTGCACTTCGCCGCACAGTTAATCAACCGCGACGCTCACATCTTCACCTGCGTGGACACGGGGGAGACGAGCGACGCCGATGTGAATTCCATGGCGGAGACGCCGAATGACGTGCACGCCGGCGAGATCGAGACGAGCACCACGCTCGCCACGCGTCCCGAACTCGTGCGGCTCGACAAGGCGCGCAAGCTCGTGCCGAAGTTCTCCAGCGACTACCTGGACTTCACCTCCAAGCGCAGCATCACTTGGTACGCCCGCACGGCCCGCCTTTCCTCGAGTGGCGTGCTCGGCGATCCCACGAAAGCGAGCCGCGAGAAAGGCGAGAAGATGTGGGAGGTCATGGTGCGCAATCTGGTGGAGCTCGTGGAGCACCTGAAGGGCATGAGCCTGGACGAGATCTACCAAACCCGCTACTGA
- a CDS encoding FkbM family methyltransferase — protein MSVQVRMPSLIDRTYLRVAGSSWRIRQHTSRIVRLHGPSASLKVPIINGVGYGNIEVEREVLYPLLAWLTHCRKGTFIDVGANIGQTLLVTLVAGQLHRYIGFEPSSCCCAYLHRLLELNGLRHCQILPVGLSDRVRIAELHYNVDYDVCASTTPGFRPKAFFQSREHVVLMPGDEVLRRCELDEIGMIKIDVEGGELEVVRGLRETIARHKPILLLEVLPYLHLETDARVFPEITTAERQDIVAERKRRTEALEAFVRDLGYGLYRIEENGDLTPTPWMRAEGPEQRTEMNFLALHDCEKAEFEAGASGRLRRPAGSPVLQHSQPA, from the coding sequence ATGAGCGTTCAAGTCCGCATGCCGTCCCTGATCGACCGTACTTATCTTCGGGTCGCCGGCAGCTCGTGGCGCATTCGCCAGCACACTTCTCGTATCGTTCGACTGCACGGCCCGTCGGCGAGCCTCAAGGTTCCGATCATCAACGGCGTGGGTTACGGCAACATCGAGGTGGAACGGGAGGTTCTGTACCCCCTGCTTGCCTGGCTCACCCATTGCCGGAAAGGGACGTTTATCGATGTCGGCGCCAACATTGGCCAAACTCTCCTGGTCACGCTGGTCGCGGGCCAGCTGCACCGCTACATCGGCTTCGAACCGAGCTCTTGTTGTTGTGCCTATCTGCACCGCTTGCTCGAACTGAACGGTCTGCGACACTGTCAGATACTGCCCGTCGGCTTGTCCGATCGGGTTCGCATCGCCGAGCTGCATTACAACGTCGACTATGACGTCTGTGCCAGCACGACGCCGGGATTCCGCCCCAAGGCTTTCTTTCAAAGCCGCGAGCATGTCGTCCTCATGCCCGGCGACGAGGTCTTGCGCCGTTGCGAACTGGACGAAATCGGCATGATCAAGATCGATGTCGAGGGTGGGGAGCTCGAGGTCGTCCGGGGCCTGCGCGAGACGATCGCGAGACACAAGCCGATCCTGTTGCTGGAAGTCCTGCCTTATCTCCATCTCGAGACCGACGCGAGGGTCTTCCCTGAAATCACCACGGCCGAGAGGCAGGACATCGTCGCCGAACGGAAGCGGCGGACGGAGGCCTTGGAGGCGTTCGTTCGCGACCTGGGGTACGGGTTGTATCGGATCGAAGAAAACGGTGACCTTACCCCGACTCCTTGGATGCGAGCCGAAGGTCCGGAGCAACGCACGGAAATGAACTTCCTCGCCCTGCACGACTGCGAGAAGGCGGAATTCGAAGCCGGAGCGTCGGGGCGGCTGAGGCGGCCAGCGGGCTCTCCAGTGCTGCAGCATTCCCAGCCGGCTTGA
- a CDS encoding DUF1611 domain-containing protein, translated as MSALPEGDAIVYCQGAFGTTNGKTAHGLVRRTRRYRVRCVVDARHAGADAGAILDGRPAGIPIHASVEEAIAATSASGRPATHLVVGLAPDGGRLPPAARGEIMTALRAGLHVDSGLHDFLGDDPGMRALAATSGARLRDVRRPPDRSTLHFFSGKIEAVTSLKIAVLGTDSAIGKRTTAWILVDALQASGWRTELVGTGQTAWMQGARHSIVLDSLVNDFVAGEIEHAVWSAWKESGAQVIVIEGQGSLMNPAYPGGYEILAAGRPDVIILQHAPARREYDGFPGYPLHSLPQQIQAVELIGGKPVVAITVNHEGLAPAEIPAACAAIRNETGLPACDPLGDGVSPVLTALGPWLQRQAPGLTAESSR; from the coding sequence GTGAGCGCCCTGCCCGAAGGGGACGCGATCGTCTACTGCCAGGGCGCCTTCGGAACCACCAACGGCAAGACGGCGCACGGACTCGTGCGCCGCACGCGGCGTTACCGGGTGCGCTGCGTCGTCGACGCCCGCCACGCCGGCGCCGATGCCGGGGCGATCCTTGACGGCCGGCCGGCGGGGATCCCGATCCATGCGAGCGTGGAGGAAGCCATCGCGGCGACGTCGGCCTCGGGCCGTCCGGCGACGCACCTCGTCGTCGGCCTCGCCCCGGACGGCGGGCGCCTGCCGCCGGCGGCGCGGGGCGAGATCATGACGGCGCTGCGCGCTGGGCTGCACGTCGACTCGGGCCTGCACGACTTCCTCGGCGACGATCCGGGGATGCGGGCGCTCGCGGCAACGTCGGGGGCACGCCTGCGCGACGTGCGTCGGCCTCCCGACCGCAGTACGCTCCACTTCTTCAGCGGCAAGATCGAGGCGGTGACGAGCCTCAAGATCGCCGTCCTCGGCACCGACAGCGCCATCGGCAAGCGCACTACCGCCTGGATCCTGGTCGACGCACTGCAGGCGTCCGGATGGAGGACCGAGCTCGTCGGCACCGGGCAAACCGCGTGGATGCAGGGCGCCCGTCACAGCATCGTCCTCGACTCTTTAGTGAACGACTTCGTCGCCGGCGAGATCGAGCACGCGGTGTGGAGCGCGTGGAAGGAATCGGGCGCTCAAGTGATCGTCATCGAGGGACAGGGGAGTCTAATGAATCCCGCCTACCCCGGCGGTTACGAGATCCTCGCCGCCGGCAGGCCCGATGTCATCATCCTCCAGCATGCACCGGCGCGCCGGGAGTACGACGGCTTCCCGGGTTATCCATTGCACTCGCTGCCACAGCAGATCCAGGCGGTCGAGCTCATCGGCGGCAAGCCCGTGGTCGCGATCACCGTGAACCACGAGGGTCTCGCACCGGCGGAGATCCCCGCTGCATGCGCCGCCATCCGCAACGAAACGGGCCTGCCCGCTTGCGACCCCCTTGGCGACGGCGTCAGCCCCGTCCTGACTGCCCTCGGCCCCTGGCTGCAGCGGCAAGCTCCCGGGCTCACCGCCGAGTCCTCCCGCTGA
- a CDS encoding pyridoxal-phosphate dependent enzyme, whose translation MPDDPDPHPRAPADTAAAATSAPNGSSTVTTETANGIDLGSQYYVLDGGQVIVPELDAHRRKASNRDLPLVERLEAYEDIIDSEIGDTALTRLRNLEREFGLRQIYAKFEGSNPSGSQKDRIAFAQVLDAMRRGYEAVTVATCGNYGAALSVAAELGSLRCIVYIPLNYHTKRVQEIEERGATIVRAGEDYEEAVALSRARAEVEEIYDANPGGPNTSIHLRAYGEIAYEIYDDLRDAPAVVAVPVSNGTTLAGIHKGFVSLYRRGKTSRVPRIVAGSSFRKNPIVQAWLNRNPRCENLHPRFVRETPINEPLINWHSIDGDHALTAVRQTDGWAANASDKSLLDFAKLIREREGLNVLPASTAGLVALLERHRRDPLPGDRYIVILTGRKA comes from the coding sequence ATGCCGGACGATCCCGATCCTCACCCCCGAGCTCCCGCCGACACCGCGGCGGCCGCCACGTCGGCGCCCAACGGCTCCTCCACCGTCACCACCGAGACCGCTAACGGCATCGACCTCGGCTCGCAGTACTACGTCTTGGACGGCGGCCAGGTCATTGTCCCGGAGCTGGACGCGCACCGCCGCAAGGCCTCGAATCGCGATTTGCCCCTGGTAGAGCGCCTGGAAGCCTACGAGGACATCATCGACTCGGAGATCGGCGACACCGCGCTCACCCGCTTGCGGAACCTGGAGCGCGAGTTCGGCCTGCGGCAGATCTACGCCAAATTCGAGGGCAGCAACCCGTCGGGGAGCCAGAAGGACCGCATCGCCTTCGCCCAGGTGCTCGACGCCATGCGGCGTGGCTACGAAGCGGTGACGGTGGCCACCTGCGGCAACTACGGCGCCGCCTTGTCGGTGGCCGCCGAGCTCGGCAGCCTGCGCTGCATCGTCTACATCCCGCTCAACTACCACACCAAGCGCGTGCAGGAGATCGAGGAGCGCGGGGCAACCATCGTCCGGGCCGGGGAAGACTACGAGGAAGCCGTGGCGCTCTCCCGCGCCCGCGCCGAGGTCGAGGAGATCTATGATGCCAACCCCGGGGGCCCGAACACGTCCATCCATCTGCGGGCCTACGGCGAGATCGCCTACGAGATCTACGATGATCTGCGCGACGCCCCGGCCGTGGTGGCCGTGCCGGTGTCGAACGGCACCACTCTGGCTGGAATCCACAAGGGTTTCGTCAGCCTCTACCGGCGTGGCAAGACCTCGCGTGTCCCGCGCATCGTGGCGGGTTCGTCCTTCCGCAAGAACCCCATCGTCCAGGCGTGGCTGAACCGCAACCCGCGCTGCGAGAACCTGCACCCGCGCTTCGTGCGCGAGACCCCGATCAACGAGCCCCTCATCAACTGGCACTCCATCGACGGCGACCACGCCCTCACCGCCGTGCGCCAGACCGACGGTTGGGCAGCCAACGCCTCCGACAAGTCGTTGCTCGACTTCGCCAAGCTGATCCGCGAGCGCGAGGGTTTGAACGTGCTGCCTGCCTCGACCGCCGGCCTCGTGGCGCTCCTCGAGCGCCACCGGCGGGACCCGCTCCCCGGCGACCGCTACATCGTCATCCTCACTGGGAGAAAGGCGTGA
- a CDS encoding YkvA family protein, producing MSSETPPDDEAEGQRGESAQLEPEEPDAPASDKERWRQLATFVPRLVQLVWRLLADPEVPILDKVLLGAAAAYAMSPFDIFPDFIPLLGQIDDIYLIAICLLRLMHRSGEDKLRQHWEGPEDIVQLLHTVTDVATRILPGGLRERLRQWVEAGPQAPV from the coding sequence ATGAGCTCAGAGACGCCCCCGGATGACGAGGCCGAAGGGCAGCGCGGCGAATCGGCGCAGCTGGAGCCCGAAGAGCCGGACGCGCCCGCCAGCGACAAAGAGCGCTGGCGCCAGCTCGCGACCTTCGTGCCGCGACTCGTCCAGCTCGTCTGGCGACTGCTCGCCGACCCTGAGGTGCCGATCCTGGACAAAGTCCTCCTCGGTGCCGCGGCCGCCTATGCGATGAGCCCCTTCGATATCTTCCCCGACTTCATCCCGCTCCTCGGCCAGATCGACGACATCTACCTCATCGCCATTTGCCTGCTGCGCTTGATGCATCGGAGCGGCGAGGACAAGCTGCGCCAGCACTGGGAAGGGCCCGAGGACATCGTGCAGTTGCTGCACACGGTGACCGACGTGGCCACCCGCATCCTCCCCGGCGGCCTGCGCGAGCGCTTGCGCCAGTGGGTCGAAGCCGGCCCGCAGGCGCCGGTATGA
- a CDS encoding glycosyltransferase family 4 protein: MPEKPRILQVGPIPPPIDGGIAAYLEGLLQSAVAERYEMRPFTVRVPAAYRHVRGLRPLLSLQFMGRFARSLRRERPALVHIHSSAHLGFWEKALFARMVRRHALPCLFHLHGGDFDRFLLGLSPRRASAARRVLQGTSGVVVPCAGWRALVEGFAAPGRVHVVPNAIHVGAFPERTVPRDQGSVRLLFLGFVSARKGLDELLQAVQELLRTGCTGFELDIVGGEEDRGQLLHYRQLYRAAGLGERVRFHGTRLGREKLGFLQRADLFVLPSRNESFGIANLEAMASGLPVVSTRTGAIPEYLESGVHGLLVDPGDAKGLAEALRRLILDADLRARLGAAARQRARDYDWGVVASSVAAVYDHLLQEQPAALAR, encoded by the coding sequence GTGCCCGAGAAACCCCGCATCCTCCAGGTTGGGCCGATTCCACCGCCCATCGACGGCGGCATCGCCGCCTACCTCGAGGGCCTGCTGCAGTCGGCCGTCGCCGAGCGCTACGAGATGCGCCCATTCACCGTGCGCGTCCCTGCCGCCTACCGCCACGTGCGCGGCCTGCGCCCCCTGCTCAGCCTGCAGTTCATGGGCCGCTTCGCCCGCAGCCTGCGGCGCGAGCGGCCCGCTCTCGTCCACATCCACTCGTCGGCGCATCTCGGTTTCTGGGAGAAGGCCTTGTTCGCGCGGATGGTGCGGCGTCACGCGCTCCCGTGCCTCTTCCATCTCCACGGTGGAGATTTCGACCGCTTTCTCCTCGGGCTCTCGCCGCGCCGCGCCAGTGCAGCGCGCCGGGTGCTGCAGGGGACGAGCGGCGTGGTCGTTCCTTGCGCGGGCTGGCGCGCGCTGGTGGAAGGCTTCGCCGCGCCCGGTCGGGTCCACGTGGTGCCCAACGCCATCCACGTTGGCGCTTTCCCGGAGCGCACGGTGCCTCGAGACCAGGGCAGCGTGCGTCTTCTCTTCCTCGGTTTCGTCAGCGCCCGCAAAGGCCTCGACGAGCTCCTGCAGGCGGTGCAGGAGTTGCTTCGCACGGGCTGCACAGGTTTCGAGCTGGACATCGTGGGTGGCGAGGAGGACAGGGGCCAGCTGCTGCACTACCGGCAACTGTACCGCGCCGCCGGCCTCGGCGAGCGGGTGCGCTTCCATGGCACCAGGCTGGGGCGAGAGAAGCTCGGTTTCCTGCAGCGCGCCGACCTCTTCGTCCTCCCGTCGCGGAACGAGAGCTTCGGCATCGCCAACCTGGAGGCCATGGCGAGTGGCCTACCTGTGGTCTCGACGCGCACCGGCGCCATCCCGGAATACCTGGAATCGGGGGTGCACGGGCTCCTCGTGGACCCGGGCGACGCCAAGGGTCTGGCCGAGGCATTGCGCCGCTTGATCCTGGACGCCGATCTACGGGCGCGGCTCGGCGCGGCGGCGCGGCAGCGGGCGCGCGATTACGACTGGGGTGTCGTCGCCTCCAGCGTCGCCGCAGTGTACGACCACCTGCTGCAAGAGCAGCCGGCTGCGCTGGCGCGCTGA
- a CDS encoding class I fructose-bisphosphate aldolase, translating to MSVDIPATLGQQAQHLLEHQCRTIAKDQLHLPGPDFVDRVWLQSDRNPMTLRNMQALFGSGRLAGTGYLSILPVDQGIEHSAAASFAPNPLYFDPENIVKLAIEGGCNAVATTLGNLGTVSRRYAHKIPFILKINHNELLSYPNTFDQTLFASVEQAFDLGAVAVGATIYFGSEESRRQIQEIREAFQNAHELGLVTILWCYLRNAAFKTKEADYHAAADLTGQANHLGATLGADIIKQKMPENNGGFNALQFGKTHKKVYGELVTDHPIDLCRWQVVNNYMGRIGLINSGGAAGANDLYDAVSAAVINKRAGGMGLISGRKTFQKPMRDGVALFHAIQDVYLSPHVTIA from the coding sequence ATGTCCGTCGACATCCCGGCCACGCTCGGACAACAGGCGCAACATCTCCTCGAGCACCAGTGCCGCACGATCGCGAAGGACCAACTGCATTTGCCTGGGCCCGATTTCGTCGACCGCGTGTGGTTGCAGTCGGACCGTAACCCCATGACCCTGCGCAATATGCAGGCACTCTTCGGCTCCGGCCGGCTGGCCGGGACGGGCTACCTGTCGATCCTGCCGGTGGACCAGGGGATCGAACACTCTGCGGCGGCTTCCTTTGCCCCGAATCCGCTCTACTTCGATCCGGAGAACATCGTGAAGCTCGCCATCGAGGGCGGCTGCAATGCGGTGGCGACGACGCTCGGCAACTTGGGTACTGTGTCCCGGCGATACGCCCACAAGATCCCTTTCATCCTGAAGATCAACCACAACGAGCTTCTCTCCTACCCCAACACCTTCGACCAGACGCTCTTCGCCAGCGTCGAGCAGGCCTTCGACCTAGGCGCGGTTGCGGTCGGGGCCACCATCTACTTCGGTTCGGAGGAGTCGCGGCGGCAGATTCAGGAGATCCGCGAGGCCTTCCAAAATGCCCACGAGCTGGGGCTGGTGACGATCCTCTGGTGCTACCTGCGCAACGCCGCCTTCAAGACCAAGGAAGCGGATTACCATGCGGCGGCGGATCTCACGGGGCAGGCGAATCACCTGGGCGCGACGCTGGGGGCCGACATCATCAAACAGAAGATGCCGGAGAACAACGGCGGCTTCAACGCCCTGCAGTTCGGCAAGACGCACAAGAAGGTGTACGGCGAGCTGGTGACCGACCACCCCATCGACCTCTGCCGCTGGCAGGTGGTCAACAACTACATGGGGCGGATCGGGCTGATCAATTCGGGGGGCGCGGCCGGGGCGAACGACCTCTACGATGCCGTGAGCGCCGCAGTCATCAACAAGCGCGCCGGCGGCATGGGGCTCATCTCGGGGCGGAAGACTTTCCAGAAGCCGATGCGTGATGGCGTGGCTCTCTTCCACGCCATCCAGGACGTGTACCTATCGCCGCACGTCACCATCGCCTGA
- a CDS encoding FlgD immunoglobulin-like domain containing protein: protein MNRPASWLALSTVALTAVVNTAHGDWASDGIAVCTSAGVQLSPQLTSDGSGGAIIVWEDKRTPMSLIYAQRIDASGTPRWTADGVLVCPSQFGQITTRAVHDGTGGAIIVWEDVRSGVANKDLYVQRLDAAGTPLWNAAGVAICRADNDQSGPKLVSDGAGGAIIAWSDGRSGVGDIYAQRINAAGTPLWTADGVAVCEATDSQGGVELIADGSGGAVVIWTDFRTAATTAQDVYVQRINASGGASWTANGVAVCTAAGNQTGTKLISDGSGGALIAWHDNRTGTLDVYAQRISGSGALLWSADGVPVCTASGPQFNAQLTTDGAAGALVSWQDQRTGSADVYAQRLDDTGNTLWATDGVGIATAADADASPSLVAVEGGAAITWQSVKPSGDSDVYAKRVGVTGNLDAPNAVCTAPHPQGTPRLIADGDGGAIITWDDDRGRDYDIYAQKLDGPTSITLQEFNAASSSGSVLLTWRLAMEALPLLERIQVQRALAAAGPWVDLASQQPSLSMSFEDTQVSPGQTYWYRLLLLGSDGVQASAPLSAVEGASAWRTRLYPPVENADGVVFRYALAVAGQTRLEILDVSGRRVRTLPQDLRPPGEYLMSWDRNGEAGTRVARGVYVVRLQSGAVATARKLILVR from the coding sequence GTGAACCGTCCAGCATCGTGGTTGGCGCTGAGCACCGTTGCGTTGACCGCCGTCGTGAACACCGCCCATGGCGATTGGGCCTCGGACGGCATCGCCGTATGCACCTCCGCAGGGGTGCAATTGTCCCCGCAGCTGACCTCGGACGGGAGCGGCGGGGCGATCATCGTTTGGGAAGACAAGCGCACCCCCATGAGCCTCATCTACGCGCAGCGCATCGACGCCTCGGGGACGCCTCGTTGGACCGCCGATGGAGTCCTCGTCTGTCCATCCCAGTTCGGCCAGATCACCACGCGAGCTGTCCATGATGGGACGGGAGGAGCCATCATCGTCTGGGAGGATGTGCGTAGCGGCGTCGCCAACAAGGACCTCTACGTGCAGCGCCTCGACGCCGCGGGTACGCCCCTTTGGAACGCTGCGGGCGTAGCCATCTGCCGAGCCGACAACGACCAATCGGGGCCCAAACTGGTGTCCGACGGAGCCGGGGGCGCGATCATCGCTTGGTCGGACGGCCGCAGCGGCGTGGGCGACATCTACGCGCAGAGGATCAACGCAGCGGGCACGCCGTTGTGGACCGCCGATGGCGTGGCGGTGTGCGAGGCGACGGACAGCCAGGGCGGTGTCGAGCTGATCGCTGATGGCTCCGGGGGAGCCGTCGTCATCTGGACGGACTTCCGCACCGCCGCCACCACCGCCCAGGACGTCTACGTGCAGAGGATCAACGCCTCCGGTGGAGCCTCTTGGACCGCCAACGGCGTGGCTGTCTGCACCGCCGCGGGCAATCAAACCGGTACGAAGCTGATCTCGGATGGTAGCGGGGGGGCGCTCATCGCCTGGCACGACAACCGCACCGGCACCCTCGATGTCTATGCCCAACGGATCAGCGGCTCCGGCGCGCTGCTCTGGAGTGCCGACGGCGTCCCGGTCTGCACCGCCTCGGGCCCGCAGTTCAATGCCCAACTGACCACGGATGGAGCCGCGGGCGCCCTGGTGTCGTGGCAAGACCAGCGGACAGGGAGTGCCGACGTCTACGCCCAGCGCCTCGACGATACCGGCAATACCCTTTGGGCCACCGACGGGGTGGGCATCGCCACCGCTGCCGACGCCGACGCGTCCCCGAGCTTGGTCGCGGTCGAGGGCGGGGCGGCCATCACCTGGCAGTCCGTGAAGCCGAGTGGCGACTCAGACGTCTACGCCAAGCGCGTGGGTGTCACCGGCAACCTCGATGCCCCCAACGCCGTGTGCACCGCCCCCCACCCTCAGGGTACGCCGCGGTTGATCGCCGATGGGGACGGAGGCGCCATCATTACGTGGGACGACGACCGCGGTCGTGACTACGACATCTACGCTCAGAAGCTGGATGGCCCGACCTCGATCACGCTGCAAGAGTTCAACGCCGCGTCGAGTTCGGGAAGCGTGCTGCTCACCTGGCGACTCGCGATGGAAGCACTGCCGCTCCTCGAGCGCATTCAAGTGCAGCGTGCGCTCGCTGCCGCCGGACCATGGGTCGACCTCGCCAGTCAGCAGCCGAGTCTCTCGATGTCCTTCGAGGATACCCAGGTGTCGCCGGGGCAGACGTATTGGTACCGGCTCCTCCTCCTAGGCAGCGATGGTGTGCAAGCATCAGCCCCGCTGAGCGCCGTCGAGGGCGCTTCGGCCTGGCGCACGAGACTCTACCCGCCGGTCGAGAATGCCGACGGGGTGGTCTTCCGCTACGCCCTCGCTGTCGCAGGACAGACGCGTCTCGAGATCCTCGACGTCTCCGGGCGTCGCGTGCGCACACTCCCACAAGACTTGCGTCCGCCCGGCGAGTACCTCATGAGCTGGGACCGGAACGGCGAGGCGGGCACGCGTGTGGCTCGCGGGGTCTACGTCGTGCGGCTGCAAAGCGGCGCCGTGGCCACGGCGCGCAAGCTCATCCTGGTGCGATAA